One window of Flavobacteriales bacterium genomic DNA carries:
- a CDS encoding acyl-CoA dehydrogenase family protein produces MATETKPKALQGGEFLIRESDPQDIFIPEEFNEEQRMIAQTARDFLSQEVWPHLDRIDSMEEGLMQSLLEKSGELGLLGISVPEQFGGFGKDFVTTMLLTEVTGAGHSFSVAIAAHTGIGTLPILYYGTEEQKKKYIPKLATGEWKAAYCLTEPGAGSDANSGKTKAVLSDDGKHYILNGQKMWITNGGFADVFTVFAKMVDPKTGEMDKNLSAFIVEKDFGGITLNPEEKKMGIKGSSTRQVFFNDCKVPVENLLSERGNGFKIAVNILNIGRIKLSGAALGGAKAVVDESVKYANERQQFGRPISSFGAIRQKLADQATYCYVVESATYRCSNDMERAIEELKAGGADPARSFLKGVEQYAAEAAILKVAGSECLDYVCDEGVQIFGGMGYSAESPVERAYRDSRINRIFEGTNEINRMLTVDMLLKRAMKGQLDLMGPAQAVAAELMGLPDMPEPDDSLLGDEKRMVANFKKAVLMVAGGAAQKLGLELAKHQETLMHIADMVIDTYLAESVLLRTLKLANVKGDGAITEQVAMTQLYVHDAADRIHKYAKEAVNNFAEGDEQRAMLMGAKRFCKSSNLNTAALRKLVAKKMIEAGKNPF; encoded by the coding sequence ATGGCGACCGAGACCAAACCCAAAGCCCTTCAAGGCGGCGAATTCCTGATCCGCGAAAGCGACCCGCAGGACATTTTCATCCCCGAGGAATTCAATGAGGAGCAGCGCATGATCGCGCAGACGGCGAGGGACTTCCTGTCTCAGGAGGTTTGGCCGCACTTGGACCGCATCGATAGCATGGAGGAAGGTCTGATGCAGAGCTTGCTGGAAAAATCCGGCGAGCTTGGTCTGTTGGGCATCTCGGTGCCGGAGCAGTTCGGCGGCTTCGGCAAGGACTTCGTGACCACGATGCTCCTGACGGAAGTGACCGGGGCGGGTCATAGTTTCAGCGTGGCCATCGCGGCACATACAGGCATTGGCACGTTGCCGATCCTCTATTACGGCACCGAGGAGCAGAAGAAGAAGTACATCCCGAAGTTGGCCACCGGCGAGTGGAAGGCCGCGTACTGTCTCACGGAACCCGGGGCCGGCAGCGATGCCAACAGCGGGAAAACGAAGGCCGTGCTGAGCGATGACGGCAAGCACTACATCCTCAACGGCCAGAAGATGTGGATCACCAACGGCGGCTTTGCGGACGTCTTCACCGTGTTCGCCAAAATGGTGGACCCGAAGACCGGGGAAATGGACAAGAACCTCAGCGCCTTCATCGTGGAGAAGGATTTCGGCGGCATCACACTGAACCCCGAGGAGAAGAAGATGGGGATCAAGGGTAGCAGCACCCGGCAGGTGTTCTTCAACGATTGCAAGGTGCCGGTGGAGAACTTGCTGAGCGAGCGCGGCAACGGTTTCAAGATCGCTGTGAACATTTTGAACATCGGGCGCATCAAACTGTCGGGCGCTGCGCTGGGCGGTGCAAAGGCCGTGGTGGACGAAAGCGTGAAGTACGCCAACGAACGCCAGCAGTTCGGCAGGCCCATCAGCAGTTTCGGCGCGATCCGCCAGAAGTTGGCCGACCAAGCAACTTACTGCTACGTGGTGGAAAGCGCGACCTACCGCTGCAGCAACGACATGGAACGTGCCATTGAGGAACTCAAGGCCGGCGGCGCGGACCCTGCCAGATCATTCCTGAAGGGCGTGGAGCAGTATGCCGCCGAGGCGGCCATCCTGAAGGTGGCCGGTAGCGAGTGCTTGGACTATGTGTGCGATGAGGGCGTGCAGATCTTCGGCGGCATGGGCTACAGCGCCGAGAGCCCCGTGGAGCGCGCCTACCGCGACAGCCGGATCAACCGGATCTTCGAGGGGACGAACGAGATCAACCGCATGTTGACGGTGGACATGCTGCTGAAGCGCGCGATGAAAGGCCAGCTGGATCTGATGGGTCCTGCACAGGCCGTGGCCGCGGAGCTGATGGGCCTCCCGGACATGCCGGAGCCTGATGATTCACTCCTCGGCGACGAGAAGCGTATGGTGGCGAACTTCAAGAAGGCCGTGCTGATGGTGGCCGGTGGCGCTGCTCAGAAGCTGGGCCTGGAACTGGCGAAGCACCAAGAGACCTTGATGCACATCGCGGACATGGTGATCGACACCTACCTCGCGGAGAGCGTGTTGTTGCGGACACTGAAGCTCGCGAACGTGAAGGGCGATGGCGCTATCACGGAGCAGGTGGCGATGACCCAACTGTACGTCCACGATGCTGCGGACCGCATCCATAAGTACGCGAAGGAGGCCGTGAACAACTTCGCCGAGGGCGATGAGCAACGTGCCATGCTGATGGGCGCCAAGCGCTTTTGCAAGAGCTCCAACCTGAACACGGCGGCGCTACGGAAGCTGGTGGCGAAGAAGATGATCGAGGCGGGGAAGAATCCCTTCTGA
- a CDS encoding acetyl-CoA C-acyltransferase, with amino-acid sequence MDAYIIAGFRSAVGKAPRGKFRFTRPDDLAAHVIKHLMASVPNLSSDHVDDVIVGNATPEAEQGLNIGRMIALMGLNNEKVPGMTVNRYCSSGSETIAIASAKIHSGMADCIIAGGVECMSPIPFGGWRIVPNHTVAQKHPTWYWGMGLTAEAVARDFKVSREDQDAFALASQEKALAAIAAGRFKEDIVPFEVERVFLDAKEKRQVEKYVVDTDEGPRASNLEGLAKLRPVFDAKGSVTAGNSSQTSDGAAFVLVVSERMLKQLNVKPIARLLSYHVAGVEPRIMGVGPIAAVPKALEKAGLKLKDIELIELNEAFASQSLAVIRELGLDPSIVNVNGGAIALGHPLGCTGAKLSVQLFNEMRRRKQKYGVVTMCVGTGQGAASVFELLN; translated from the coding sequence ATGGATGCTTATATCATCGCCGGATTTAGATCCGCAGTAGGAAAAGCCCCGCGCGGCAAATTCCGTTTCACCCGCCCCGACGACCTCGCGGCGCACGTGATCAAACACCTGATGGCCTCCGTCCCGAACCTCAGCAGCGACCATGTGGACGATGTGATCGTGGGCAACGCGACGCCCGAGGCCGAGCAGGGCCTGAACATCGGCCGCATGATCGCCTTGATGGGCCTGAACAACGAGAAGGTGCCGGGCATGACGGTGAACCGCTATTGCAGCAGCGGCAGCGAGACGATCGCGATCGCCAGCGCCAAGATCCACAGCGGCATGGCCGATTGCATCATCGCCGGGGGCGTGGAGTGCATGAGCCCGATCCCCTTCGGCGGCTGGCGCATTGTGCCGAACCACACCGTGGCCCAGAAGCACCCGACGTGGTACTGGGGCATGGGCCTCACCGCCGAGGCCGTGGCGCGCGACTTCAAGGTGAGCCGCGAGGACCAGGACGCGTTCGCGCTTGCGAGCCAGGAGAAGGCCCTCGCCGCCATCGCCGCCGGGCGCTTCAAGGAGGACATCGTGCCGTTCGAGGTGGAGCGGGTGTTCCTCGATGCAAAGGAGAAACGCCAAGTGGAGAAGTACGTGGTGGACACCGATGAAGGTCCGCGCGCGAGCAACTTGGAAGGGCTGGCGAAGCTGCGCCCCGTCTTCGATGCGAAGGGCAGCGTAACGGCCGGCAACAGCAGCCAGACCAGCGACGGCGCGGCTTTCGTGCTGGTGGTGAGCGAGCGCATGCTGAAGCAACTGAACGTGAAGCCGATCGCGCGCCTCCTCTCCTACCACGTGGCCGGCGTGGAGCCGCGCATCATGGGCGTCGGTCCGATCGCGGCGGTCCCGAAGGCGCTGGAGAAGGCCGGGCTGAAGTTGAAGGACATCGAGCTGATCGAGCTGAACGAGGCCTTCGCGTCGCAGTCATTGGCGGTGATCCGCGAGTTGGGGCTGGACCCGAGCATCGTGAACGTGAACGGCGGCGCGATCGCGCTGGGGCATCCGCTGGGCTGCACCGGAGCGAAGCTGAGCGTGCAGCTTTTCAATGAGATGCGGCGTAGAAAACAGAAGTACGGCGTGGTGACGATGTGCGTGGGGACCGGGCAAGGAGCTGCGAGTGTGTTCGAATTGTTGAATTGA
- a CDS encoding restriction endonuclease subunit S, with amino-acid sequence MKTEMTGLWNYLEDQRGTAQLTPSLILRAKSEGIEVSLDEALNAIRRMSSRTGEVIAPRFVARLVAELLRAHNVKTVLDPWSYMPWDALQVADALQSIERLDVASINGEAEVWSKAFGDSRVHVRIGKGWSSLQPERPTQYDAIVSLGPIGMRESRTIRATELSDDIGLLEMCSAAGQLSDEGIIAWLVPPRFAFDQSSKSVRQNLGKLGLYLTGWIQLPAGVLLPISSVPFAIAILQKKDFEQLYVVEAQANEESIPGLIQGLLKRKHRGRLANGILIDRLNFYGCAAIQTQETIANTPGWKVGPLTEFNNAIVKVVASKKSAAEFEPLPEQQNAVYLPTMGATRATTAQDRLPTKLKSYLQLIAKPDVAHPEYLAHWFNTEAGQLFRRMNSSGTTIPAISISVLKESSFPLPPLPQQERMVSTQRVVDQMRIELNEAESAIWSSTRSLDEIAGKLPKTDHLARFADWVETLPFPLASILRHYHAVDRSFKDKRERLLHFFEAFAEFMAIIHLSAYTSDPGRWLLVQDKLKRASTGADLDFRRGSFGLWCTVYNALAKETRAMLNGKDDDKQALVDLYSVVSQGCLEGLVDKGLSQILEAANNMRNRKAHGGAISEAEAEEQHKELAGLLQTVRDRLGSSFYSLQLVQAGSADGLPSGASRVSVRVLTGSNPQFKTQDLELVQHVVKGQLYLLETGRSKALGIAPLVQMKEKEQPACYFYSRLEGGIPQLVSYHFEHRAEEVDNTGIARSFLERLTA; translated from the coding sequence ATGAAAACCGAGATGACTGGCTTGTGGAACTACCTTGAAGATCAACGAGGCACTGCGCAACTGACACCAAGTCTGATCCTGAGGGCAAAGAGTGAGGGCATCGAGGTTAGCCTTGATGAAGCGCTCAATGCGATTCGCCGAATGTCCTCGCGAACGGGTGAAGTCATTGCACCTCGGTTCGTGGCACGACTGGTGGCAGAGCTACTACGAGCGCACAACGTCAAAACGGTGTTGGACCCGTGGAGCTACATGCCATGGGATGCTCTCCAAGTTGCCGATGCACTTCAATCCATTGAGCGGCTAGACGTGGCTTCAATCAATGGTGAAGCAGAGGTTTGGTCTAAAGCCTTTGGTGATTCAAGGGTACATGTACGAATTGGAAAAGGATGGAGCAGCTTGCAACCAGAACGACCAACGCAGTATGATGCCATTGTATCCCTCGGACCTATTGGGATGCGAGAATCGCGGACGATTCGTGCCACAGAGTTGTCAGATGACATTGGCCTCCTCGAAATGTGCTCAGCGGCAGGCCAGTTATCAGACGAGGGCATCATTGCATGGCTGGTTCCTCCCCGATTTGCGTTTGACCAGTCCTCAAAATCAGTTCGACAGAACTTGGGCAAGCTCGGTTTGTACCTTACCGGATGGATTCAACTTCCTGCCGGTGTCCTGCTTCCCATTTCGAGTGTGCCTTTCGCCATTGCAATCCTCCAGAAGAAGGATTTCGAGCAGCTCTATGTAGTCGAGGCACAGGCAAACGAAGAGAGTATTCCGGGCCTGATACAAGGCCTGCTCAAACGCAAACATCGCGGCAGGCTGGCCAATGGAATTCTCATCGACCGCTTGAACTTCTATGGCTGTGCTGCCATTCAAACTCAGGAGACAATCGCTAACACTCCTGGATGGAAGGTCGGCCCTTTAACTGAATTCAACAACGCCATAGTCAAAGTGGTCGCGTCGAAAAAGAGTGCTGCTGAATTCGAGCCATTGCCTGAGCAGCAAAATGCAGTCTACCTGCCCACTATGGGCGCAACCCGCGCAACGACCGCCCAAGATCGTCTTCCAACAAAGCTGAAGTCATACCTACAGCTCATTGCCAAACCTGATGTTGCCCACCCAGAGTACCTAGCTCATTGGTTCAATACCGAGGCGGGACAGCTATTCCGCAGGATGAACAGTTCAGGCACGACAATTCCAGCGATATCGATTAGCGTTCTCAAGGAATCATCCTTTCCTCTTCCGCCTCTCCCCCAACAGGAAAGGATGGTGAGCACGCAACGTGTCGTCGACCAAATGCGCATCGAACTCAATGAAGCTGAATCAGCAATATGGAGTAGTACTCGCTCCTTGGATGAGATCGCTGGAAAGCTGCCTAAGACAGACCACTTAGCTCGATTCGCAGACTGGGTTGAGACGTTACCATTCCCATTGGCCTCTATTCTCCGCCACTACCACGCTGTGGACAGGTCATTCAAAGACAAGCGGGAGCGACTGCTGCATTTCTTCGAGGCGTTCGCCGAGTTCATGGCAATCATTCATTTGAGCGCATACACCTCTGATCCCGGCAGATGGTTACTCGTTCAAGACAAATTGAAACGCGCATCAACCGGTGCTGACCTTGACTTCCGCAGAGGTTCTTTCGGCCTTTGGTGCACCGTCTACAACGCTCTGGCAAAAGAGACAAGGGCGATGTTGAACGGAAAGGACGATGACAAGCAAGCATTAGTAGATCTGTACTCAGTTGTATCACAGGGTTGTTTGGAAGGGCTAGTCGACAAAGGCTTGAGCCAAATTCTTGAGGCTGCCAACAACATGCGCAACCGGAAAGCCCACGGTGGGGCCATCAGTGAAGCAGAAGCGGAAGAACAACACAAGGAACTCGCCGGGCTCTTGCAGACGGTCCGAGATCGTCTTGGGAGCTCGTTCTACAGTTTACAGCTCGTCCAAGCAGGCTCTGCAGATGGCTTACCGAGCGGTGCTTCGCGCGTTTCCGTGCGTGTACTGACAGGTTCGAACCCTCAGTTCAAAACGCAAGACCTAGAGTTAGTGCAGCATGTGGTCAAAGGCCAGCTTTACCTACTCGAGACGGGCCGATCAAAAGCGCTCGGAATAGCTCCACTTGTTCAGATGAAGGAGAAGGAGCAACCAGCTTGTTACTTCTATAGTCGCCTTGAAGGTGGCATCCCGCAACTAGTGTCCTATCACTTTGAGCATCGTGCAGAAGAAGTCGACAATACCGGAATTGCAAGATCCTTCCTAGAACGCTTGACAGCATGA
- a CDS encoding 3-hydroxyacyl-CoA dehydrogenase/enoyl-CoA hydratase family protein has translation MPNRTIKKVAVLGSGVMGSRIACHFANVGCEVLLLDIVPKEGADRNKIVNDALTFALKSNPSPIYDKKFASRISTGNFDDDLPKIKDCDWIIEVVIERLDIKQQVLANVEKYRTPGTLITTNTSGIPIHAIAEGRSDDFKKHFCGTHFFNPPRYLQLLEIIPGPGTDPAVLSFLEDYGQRVLGKVTVLCKDTPAFIANRIGVFGIMGLFHLVEEMGLTVEEVDRLTGPVLGRPKSATFRTADVVGLDTLVKVAQGVKDNCPKDERNDLFAIPDYLQKMVEKQMLGSKTGKGFYFKDRSSKKGEILSLDLKTLEYKPQVKPKFATLDAAKKVDDLRERTKLVYHGTDKAGEFYRRSFQAMFAYVSNRIPEISDELYRIDDGMRAGFGWELGPFEAWEAIGVKEVLADMDAKGIKAAPWVKDFVAAGNTQFYKREGGVRLFYDIPSKSYKPVPGQEGLIVLADMPESSIVWKNKDATVRDLGDGILAVSWSSKMNTFGAEVIQGLNKAIDLAEQGYKGLVVYNDGALFSAGANVGMIFMMAVEQEYEDLDMAIRTFQNTIMRMRHSSIPVVAAPHQLCLGGGTELCMHADKVVAHAETYMGLVEFGVGVIPGGGGTKEFALRLSDELKEGDIRINRMRERFLTIGQAKVSTSGEEAFDLGYLRPGQDEVIVSRAHQLAHAKACALDLWSKGYTKPPMRRDIKVLGKEGLGIVYVGANSMQSGNYISEHDALISEKLGYVMCGGDLSEITEVSEQYLLDLERKTFLELCMQRKTLERLQSIITTGKVLRN, from the coding sequence ATGCCAAACCGTACCATCAAAAAAGTTGCCGTCCTCGGAAGCGGCGTAATGGGTAGTAGGATCGCATGCCACTTCGCCAACGTGGGATGTGAAGTATTGCTGCTGGACATCGTCCCGAAAGAGGGAGCCGACAGAAACAAGATCGTCAACGACGCGCTGACCTTCGCGTTGAAGAGCAACCCCTCTCCCATCTACGACAAGAAATTCGCGAGCCGGATCAGCACCGGCAACTTCGACGATGACCTACCGAAGATCAAGGACTGCGACTGGATCATCGAAGTTGTGATCGAGCGCTTGGACATCAAGCAGCAGGTGCTGGCGAACGTGGAGAAGTATCGCACACCGGGCACCTTGATCACTACCAACACGAGCGGCATACCGATCCACGCGATCGCGGAAGGACGTAGCGACGATTTCAAGAAACACTTCTGCGGCACGCACTTCTTCAACCCGCCGCGCTACCTGCAGTTGCTGGAGATCATCCCCGGTCCGGGTACCGATCCCGCTGTGCTCAGCTTCCTGGAAGATTACGGCCAGCGCGTGCTCGGTAAGGTCACTGTGCTGTGCAAGGACACGCCCGCGTTCATCGCCAATCGCATCGGCGTGTTCGGCATCATGGGTCTGTTCCACTTGGTGGAAGAGATGGGCCTTACCGTGGAAGAGGTCGACCGCCTCACTGGTCCTGTATTGGGCCGTCCCAAGAGCGCCACCTTCCGCACGGCGGATGTCGTAGGACTGGACACGCTGGTGAAAGTCGCGCAGGGCGTGAAGGACAACTGCCCTAAGGACGAACGCAACGATCTCTTCGCCATTCCGGACTACCTCCAGAAAATGGTTGAGAAGCAAATGCTCGGCAGCAAGACCGGTAAGGGCTTTTACTTCAAGGACCGCAGCAGCAAGAAAGGCGAGATCCTTTCCCTCGATCTGAAAACACTAGAGTACAAACCGCAGGTGAAGCCCAAGTTCGCCACGCTGGACGCGGCCAAGAAGGTGGACGACCTGCGCGAACGCACGAAGCTCGTGTACCACGGCACCGACAAGGCCGGTGAATTCTACCGCCGCTCCTTCCAAGCGATGTTCGCTTACGTGAGCAACCGCATCCCCGAGATCAGCGACGAGCTGTACCGCATCGACGACGGCATGCGCGCCGGCTTCGGTTGGGAGCTGGGACCATTTGAAGCTTGGGAAGCGATCGGTGTGAAGGAAGTGCTGGCCGACATGGATGCGAAGGGCATCAAGGCGGCGCCTTGGGTGAAGGACTTCGTGGCCGCTGGCAACACGCAGTTCTACAAGCGCGAAGGAGGCGTGCGGCTGTTCTATGACATCCCGAGTAAGAGCTACAAGCCGGTGCCGGGTCAGGAAGGACTGATCGTGCTGGCCGACATGCCGGAGAGCAGCATCGTCTGGAAGAACAAGGACGCCACCGTGCGCGACCTCGGCGACGGTATCCTCGCCGTGAGCTGGAGCAGCAAGATGAACACCTTCGGCGCGGAGGTGATCCAAGGCCTCAACAAAGCGATCGACCTCGCCGAGCAGGGCTACAAAGGCCTCGTGGTCTACAACGACGGCGCGCTCTTCAGCGCCGGCGCCAACGTGGGCATGATCTTCATGATGGCCGTGGAGCAGGAATACGAGGACCTCGACATGGCCATCCGCACCTTCCAGAACACCATTATGCGCATGCGCCACAGCAGCATCCCCGTGGTGGCCGCACCACACCAGCTCTGCCTCGGCGGCGGCACCGAGCTCTGCATGCACGCGGACAAAGTGGTGGCGCACGCCGAGACCTACATGGGCCTCGTGGAATTCGGCGTCGGCGTGATCCCCGGCGGCGGCGGCACCAAGGAATTCGCGTTGCGCCTCAGCGACGAACTGAAGGAAGGCGACATCCGCATCAACCGGATGCGCGAGCGCTTCCTCACCATCGGCCAGGCCAAAGTGAGCACCAGCGGCGAAGAAGCCTTCGACCTGGGCTACCTCCGCCCCGGCCAGGACGAAGTGATCGTGAGCCGCGCCCACCAGCTCGCCCACGCCAAGGCCTGCGCGCTCGACCTCTGGAGCAAGGGCTACACCAAGCCGCCCATGCGCCGCGACATCAAGGTGCTCGGCAAGGAAGGCCTCGGCATCGTCTACGTCGGCGCCAACAGCATGCAAAGCGGCAACTACATCAGCGAGCACGATGCGCTCATCAGCGAAAAGCTCGGCTACGTCATGTGCGGCGGCGACCTCTCGGAGATCACGGAGGTTTCCGAGCAATACCTGCTGGACCTCGAGCGGAAGACGTTCTTGGAGCTGTGCATGCAGCGGAAGACGTTGGAGCGGTTGCAGAGCATCATTACTACTGGAAAGGTGTTGCGGAACTGA
- a CDS encoding winged helix-turn-helix transcriptional regulator, whose translation MRPEETIDHPIRWAWHRIMRRYNEKASEHGGSMSIGYVLLNIDPEGTPSTKLGPKMGMEARSLTRTLKNMEAEGLIKRVSDSSDGRMSRVMLTAKGKQMRDLSKDTVIRFNEVVQAKIPAGQLQTFHNVMNKINTLLDNDELFK comes from the coding sequence ATGAGGCCCGAGGAGACCATAGACCATCCGATCCGCTGGGCGTGGCATCGCATCATGCGGCGCTACAATGAAAAGGCCTCAGAGCATGGCGGCTCGATGAGCATCGGCTATGTGCTGCTGAACATCGATCCCGAAGGAACGCCAAGCACCAAGCTCGGACCCAAGATGGGCATGGAGGCACGCAGCCTCACGCGAACCCTGAAGAACATGGAAGCGGAAGGTCTGATCAAGCGCGTGTCCGACAGCTCCGATGGCCGCATGAGCCGGGTGATGCTGACGGCCAAGGGCAAACAGATGCGCGACCTGAGCAAGGACACCGTGATCCGCTTCAATGAGGTCGTGCAGGCCAAGATCCCCGCCGGACAGCTGCAGACCTTCCATAACGTGATGAACAAGATCAATACGCTGTTAGACAACGACGAACTCTTCAAGTGA
- a CDS encoding gliding motility-associated C-terminal domain-containing protein translates to MIQFIIRPVRILFLLACLATSFSARATHIVGGDLGYQYLGETAPGTGEYRYKVIVRLFINCGSGSSYPSIIDLLGNASTGLPVGVYADDPTAPGADKNQIQTAMVYLTSYGVITPNIPAGCNLGDGQCVEESRLEGEVVLSASNTGFHLYLQLFARNGAIVNLQDPGEAGMGFYSYMPPTSIANSSPVFTGTPVPYICISDTTAFSNAAIDSDGDSLVFSFATPYGSQDNIGGVIDPPTLLDWPLQPVQYGLGITTPMPFGPSGYASIDPVTGATEYVAPMIGNWVVVVEVREYRNGQLIGLIRSDLQLLSVPCSGSNAAPQPLDGQFVANYEVVAGDTLCFPMTFTDSDGDVIIFSAIGAIFSNVQTDPPATITGPSTGDSLLTTQFCWPTVCAQGSTDPYNFSVLVYDEGCPPATFSATVTINVVPSSAPPTISGLGIGCSGQTTAEYCTELIENATYTWTVTGGTILSGSDSSCVTIAWGDPGIGQITVERSLNGCTMETMQPINILTTPPAEFTVTTDTTCLGILARAIDTSPNTVGSTWTVNGSATTVGQNGPEFLLPFNGPTTIGLQTTTNTGCTGYAEQTIEVAPYGELVHFELPNVFTPNHDNVNDRFKLKSTQTLDPCFQLRIFDRWGKLVHESNGGNNGWDGKQENGGPASEGVYFYEVQINNETFHGHLSLIR, encoded by the coding sequence ATGATACAATTCATTATTCGGCCTGTGCGGATCTTGTTCTTATTGGCCTGCCTCGCCACATCATTTAGCGCACGCGCCACCCATATCGTCGGTGGTGATCTGGGCTATCAATACCTAGGTGAGACCGCTCCGGGTACCGGGGAATACCGGTATAAAGTGATCGTAAGGCTCTTTATCAACTGCGGCTCCGGTTCAAGCTATCCTTCGATCATCGACCTGCTCGGCAACGCATCGACAGGCCTGCCCGTCGGAGTCTATGCCGACGACCCCACCGCGCCCGGCGCCGACAAGAACCAGATCCAGACCGCCATGGTCTATCTGACCTCCTATGGCGTGATCACGCCCAACATACCCGCCGGCTGCAACTTGGGCGATGGCCAGTGCGTGGAGGAAAGCCGGTTGGAAGGCGAGGTGGTGCTCTCGGCCAGTAATACCGGCTTTCACCTCTATCTGCAGCTCTTCGCCCGGAACGGCGCCATCGTCAATCTGCAAGATCCCGGCGAAGCGGGCATGGGGTTCTATTCCTACATGCCGCCCACCTCCATCGCCAATTCTTCGCCCGTGTTCACCGGGACGCCGGTGCCGTACATCTGCATCTCCGACACCACGGCGTTCAGCAATGCGGCCATCGATAGCGACGGAGATTCACTCGTGTTCAGTTTTGCTACGCCCTATGGTTCACAGGACAACATCGGTGGCGTGATCGACCCGCCCACCCTTTTGGACTGGCCCCTGCAGCCGGTGCAATACGGTCTGGGGATCACCACGCCCATGCCGTTCGGCCCCAGCGGTTACGCAAGTATCGACCCGGTGACCGGCGCCACGGAATATGTCGCGCCGATGATCGGCAACTGGGTGGTGGTGGTGGAAGTGCGGGAATACCGGAACGGTCAACTGATCGGCCTGATCCGGAGCGACCTCCAGCTCCTGAGCGTGCCATGCAGCGGAAGCAATGCCGCACCGCAGCCCTTGGACGGGCAGTTCGTCGCTAATTACGAAGTGGTGGCCGGGGACACCCTGTGCTTCCCCATGACCTTCACGGACTCCGATGGTGATGTGATCATCTTCAGCGCCATCGGCGCGATCTTTTCGAACGTACAGACCGATCCGCCCGCGACGATCACCGGGCCTTCCACCGGGGACAGCCTGCTCACCACGCAATTCTGCTGGCCCACGGTCTGCGCCCAAGGGAGCACGGATCCTTACAACTTCTCCGTACTGGTGTATGATGAAGGGTGCCCACCCGCGACCTTCAGCGCCACCGTCACCATCAATGTAGTGCCCAGTTCGGCGCCGCCCACGATCTCCGGGTTGGGCATCGGTTGTTCCGGCCAGACCACGGCGGAATACTGCACCGAGCTGATCGAGAATGCCACCTACACGTGGACCGTGACCGGGGGCACGATCCTTTCCGGTTCCGACAGCAGCTGTGTCACCATCGCATGGGGAGACCCCGGCATCGGACAGATCACCGTGGAGCGCTCCTTGAACGGATGCACGATGGAGACCATGCAACCGATCAACATTCTCACCACCCCACCGGCGGAATTCACCGTCACCACGGACACCACCTGCTTGGGTATCCTCGCCCGGGCCATAGATACCAGCCCGAACACCGTGGGTTCCACTTGGACCGTGAACGGATCGGCCACGACAGTAGGGCAGAACGGCCCCGAATTCCTGCTGCCCTTCAACGGACCCACCACCATCGGTCTGCAGACCACCACCAACACGGGCTGCACCGGCTACGCCGAACAAACCATCGAGGTCGCCCCGTACGGCGAACTCGTACACTTCGAGCTGCCCAATGTTTTCACGCCCAACCACGACAATGTGAACGACCGGTTCAAGCTGAAGTCGACGCAAACGCTTGACCCCTGTTTCCAGTTGCGGATCTTTGATCGCTGGGGCAAACTCGTCCATGAAAGTAACGGCGGCAACAATGGCTGGGACGGTAAGCAGGAGAACGGTGGACCCGCGAGCGAAGGGGTATACTTCTACGAAGTGCAGATCAACAACGAGACCTTCCACGGGCATCTGAGCTTGATCCGCTAA
- a CDS encoding DUF2807 domain-containing protein: MKTLALAAALALLTTGCNINCIKGSGPVEERTLVVASFTGIEVGGSTRVTIEKGAEQKITVTAQPELIDLLNTEVKGDVWDIRTSQCWISDAEFTVHIVTPSLLNSIEVHGSSDVLSDDVFGTGHTDLSTGGSGSITISGINEKELELGISGSGTITVRGTCSELDASLSGSGDLHGKELTANEADLKVSGSGSATITAISKLNAKVSGSGEVRYAGKPDVRSSVSGSGSVTPVQ, translated from the coding sequence ATGAAGACCCTTGCTTTAGCAGCAGCCCTTGCCTTGCTTACCACCGGCTGCAACATCAACTGCATAAAAGGTAGCGGCCCCGTGGAAGAACGGACCCTTGTGGTAGCCTCGTTCACCGGTATCGAGGTGGGCGGCTCCACACGGGTCACGATCGAAAAAGGAGCGGAACAGAAGATCACAGTGACCGCGCAGCCGGAGCTGATCGACCTGCTGAACACGGAGGTGAAAGGGGATGTTTGGGACATCCGGACCTCCCAGTGCTGGATATCCGATGCGGAATTCACCGTTCACATCGTCACACCGTCCCTGCTCAATTCCATCGAAGTGCATGGAAGCTCGGACGTGCTCAGCGATGACGTTTTCGGTACAGGCCACACCGATCTGAGCACCGGAGGAAGCGGCAGTATCACGATTTCCGGGATCAACGAAAAGGAATTGGAGCTGGGGATCTCCGGCAGCGGCACCATCACCGTCCGCGGCACTTGCAGCGAGCTGGATGCCTCGCTTTCCGGCAGCGGCGACCTACATGGAAAGGAACTCACGGCCAATGAGGCGGACCTGAAGGTCTCCGGCAGCGGTAGCGCCACGATCACGGCCATCAGCAAACTCAACGCGAAAGTCTCCGGAAGCGGAGAGGTCCGGTACGCAGGTAAACCTGATGTGAGATCCTCCGTCTCCGGAAGTGGGTCCGTAACACCGGTCCAATGA